The following proteins are encoded in a genomic region of Chloroflexota bacterium:
- the rpoD gene encoding RNA polymerase sigma factor RpoD: MTDIQEALAIADEPRDEATEQVGEAVPLYLQEIGRVALLNGAQEVELARAIEAGNAARAYLSQHEAIQAEEWSRLNREVLAGAAARRALVEANLRLVVSVARRYMNRGLPLADLIQEGNIGLLRAVEKFDYRRGFKFSTYATWWIRQAVTRAISDHARTIRIPVHMVETINRLTRTLAQLQQQLGREPTYEEIGEAAELPADRVREILNMLPQPISLETPVGDDQDTLLGDFVEDRNAQGLEEAGARAFLREQVADVLDSLTPRERRVLDLRYGLGTGRQHTLDEIGAELGVTRERIRQIEAKALRKLRHPTRSKQLQGLADA; encoded by the coding sequence ATGACCGACATCCAGGAAGCGCTTGCGATAGCTGACGAGCCTCGCGACGAGGCGACCGAGCAGGTCGGCGAAGCGGTACCGCTGTACCTCCAGGAAATCGGTCGGGTTGCCCTCCTGAACGGTGCGCAGGAGGTCGAGCTGGCGCGCGCCATCGAGGCGGGCAACGCCGCGCGTGCATATCTCTCCCAGCATGAAGCGATTCAAGCCGAGGAATGGTCGAGGCTCAATCGCGAGGTGCTGGCCGGAGCGGCGGCACGCCGCGCGTTGGTGGAGGCGAACTTGCGCCTCGTCGTGAGCGTGGCCCGGCGATACATGAACCGGGGCTTACCGCTCGCGGATCTCATCCAGGAGGGCAATATCGGGCTTCTCCGGGCCGTGGAGAAGTTCGACTACCGGCGCGGGTTCAAGTTCAGCACCTACGCCACTTGGTGGATCCGTCAGGCGGTGACGCGCGCGATCTCGGACCATGCCCGCACCATCCGAATTCCGGTCCACATGGTCGAGACGATCAATCGGCTGACGCGCACTCTCGCGCAGCTCCAGCAACAGCTCGGCAGAGAGCCCACCTACGAGGAGATCGGCGAGGCGGCGGAGCTGCCCGCCGACCGTGTGCGCGAGATCCTGAATATGCTCCCGCAGCCCATCTCCCTGGAAACGCCGGTCGGCGACGACCAGGACACGCTGCTGGGCGATTTCGTCGAAGATCGCAACGCGCAAGGGCTGGAGGAGGCCGGGGCCCGCGCCTTCTTGCGAGAGCAGGTCGCGGACGTGCTAGATTCCCTGACCCCGCGCGAGCGCAGGGTCCTCGATCTCCGGTACGGCCTCGGCACGGGACGCCAGCACACGCTCGACGAGATTGGGGCCGAGCTGGGAGTCACGCGGGAGCGGATTCGGCAGATCGAGGCGAAGGCGCTGCGCAAGCTTCGCCATCCCACGCGCAGCAAGCAGCTCCAGGGTTTGGCCGACGCGTAG
- a CDS encoding LysM peptidoglycan-binding domain-containing protein, producing MLRPHWALFLAVATVMLAGCVTEEPPSAATAIPSLPTIPRPALTTPSAAPSLSPSPSALPTTETYTVRAGDTLTSIAARIYGDASQWREIYEANRDRLSGPESLSTGMTLRIPALQPTPRSTAQR from the coding sequence ATGCTTCGGCCGCATTGGGCGCTGTTCCTGGCCGTGGCGACCGTCATGTTGGCAGGATGCGTCACAGAGGAGCCACCCAGCGCCGCGACCGCGATTCCCAGCCTCCCGACGATCCCCCGACCCGCCCTCACCACCCCGAGCGCTGCACCCTCCCTCTCGCCGTCCCCGTCCGCCCTCCCGACAACCGAGACGTACACGGTGCGCGCCGGGGACACGCTGACCTCGATCGCCGCTCGCATTTACGGCGACGCATCCCAGTGGCGAGAAATCTATGAGGCCAACCGCGACCGGCTCTCGGGACCAGAAAGCCTGTCAACCGGAATGACCCTCAGGATCCCCGCCCTCCAACCGACGCCGCGGAGCACTGCGCAGCGGTGA
- a CDS encoding zinc ribbon domain-containing protein, translating to MPIYEYRCRGCGRRVQLFFRSFSSVSTATCPHCHSTQLDRLPSRISRVRSESSYEDFLSDPSNLENVDYEDPRAVATWARRMGEAAGVDMGDDYEEMLDQMERGEDPGDLGFDEGSADAMSDFDDDL from the coding sequence TGCCGCGGCTGCGGTCGCCGCGTCCAGCTTTTCTTCCGCTCGTTCTCCTCGGTCTCAACGGCAACCTGCCCCCACTGCCACTCTACGCAGCTCGATAGACTCCCGTCTCGTATCTCGCGCGTTCGGTCGGAGTCGTCCTACGAGGACTTCCTCTCCGATCCTTCGAATCTGGAAAATGTTGACTACGAGGATCCGCGGGCCGTCGCGACGTGGGCGAGGCGGATGGGAGAAGCGGCGGGCGTGGATATGGGTGATGACTACGAGGAGATGCTGGACCAGATGGAGCGCGGGGAAGACCCCGGCGACCTCGGGTTCGACGAGGGAAGCGCGGACGCCATGTCTGACTTCGACGACGACCTCTGA
- a CDS encoding DUF1015 domain-containing protein encodes MADVRPFRGIRYNAVRFGTDLSALICPPYDIISPSEQAALLERSPYNMVRLEGPSEDAGPPQGETADRYARAAERFERWLADEVLVPEAGPALYAYSHSFSHNGATSVRRGFLGALRLSPWEKGEVRPHEHTHAGPKADRLALLRASRANFSPIWCLYRDRDGATDRLWQALDGIAPTVQAVDDDGVSHRLWSVREPNLLRSIHDALTRGPVYIADGHHRYETALHFRDQAAAVAPAESDSAGWSFALTYFVEASDPGLIVFGTHRLLSAAAIQSVSRERLLDHLGRRFDVVDAGGGPKGILAELERVPGRPAFGVYSPPLGVSAIAVLKGQPEVPADVAGGHSSAWRKLDLAALHALAIDQLFPMGSAALFAGGLLTYSREVSDVERVGAPDGAALAFLVRATPVEQVMAVADAEDRMPEKSTYFYPKPASGLVIARCDDRIDWPLPG; translated from the coding sequence ATGGCTGACGTGCGCCCATTTCGCGGCATACGCTACAACGCCGTCCGGTTCGGGACCGACCTCTCAGCCTTGATCTGCCCTCCCTACGACATCATCTCGCCGAGCGAGCAGGCCGCCCTGCTGGAACGAAGCCCGTACAACATGGTGCGGTTGGAGGGTCCGTCGGAGGACGCTGGGCCGCCCCAGGGCGAGACGGCGGACCGCTATGCGAGAGCGGCCGAGCGGTTCGAGCGCTGGCTCGCCGACGAGGTCCTGGTTCCCGAAGCCGGCCCGGCCCTGTATGCCTATTCCCACAGCTTTTCGCACAACGGAGCCACTTCGGTGCGGCGCGGGTTCCTGGGGGCGCTTCGGCTCTCTCCGTGGGAGAAGGGAGAAGTCCGCCCGCACGAGCACACGCACGCGGGCCCAAAGGCCGACCGGCTGGCGCTCCTCCGCGCCTCGCGGGCCAACTTCAGTCCGATCTGGTGTCTCTACCGGGATCGGGATGGAGCGACCGACCGCCTCTGGCAGGCGCTGGACGGAATCGCGCCGACCGTGCAAGCCGTGGACGACGATGGCGTGAGCCATCGTCTCTGGTCCGTCCGCGAGCCGAACCTCCTTCGGAGCATCCACGACGCCCTAACGCGCGGGCCTGTCTACATCGCCGACGGACACCACCGGTATGAAACGGCGCTTCACTTCCGCGATCAGGCAGCCGCTGTCGCGCCCGCTGAATCGGACTCGGCGGGGTGGAGCTTCGCGCTCACCTACTTTGTGGAGGCGTCCGATCCAGGGCTCATCGTGTTTGGAACGCACCGGCTGCTATCCGCCGCGGCGATTCAGAGCGTGAGCCGGGAGAGGCTGCTGGACCATCTGGGGCGACGGTTCGACGTCGTTGACGCCGGTGGCGGGCCAAAGGGGATCCTCGCGGAGCTTGAACGCGTGCCCGGGCGGCCCGCCTTTGGCGTCTACTCGCCGCCACTCGGGGTCAGCGCCATCGCGGTCTTAAAGGGGCAGCCCGAGGTGCCAGCCGACGTCGCGGGGGGGCATTCGTCCGCCTGGCGCAAGCTTGATCTCGCAGCGCTCCACGCGCTCGCCATCGATCAACTGTTCCCGATGGGGAGCGCGGCCCTCTTCGCTGGAGGGCTGCTCACCTATTCGCGGGAGGTCTCGGACGTCGAGCGCGTCGGCGCCCCCGATGGGGCGGCGCTGGCGTTCCTGGTACGGGCCACGCCGGTCGAACAGGTCATGGCTGTCGCGGACGCCGAGGACCGGATGCCCGAGAAGTCAACCTACTTCTACCCCAAGCCCGCCTCCGGTCTGGTGATCGCTCGGTGCGATGACCGGATCGACTGGCCGCTTCCTGGTTAA
- a CDS encoding LOG family protein, translating to MDSQRGVAGRVITIFGSSRAQRGDVEYEAAKRLGALLAQRGWTVCNGGHEGTMEAAAWGAKEAGGQTIGVSIATYRPAVPNVWLDQDIVAETLFARLERLVTFGDGFVVLRGGIGTLLELALVWNLGQIPQFAQKPIIVVGPEWEQVLTSIRSWLPMHPWEAARWRRAAGVDEAVTLLDAAFAPMSDLTR from the coding sequence ATGGATTCGCAGCGCGGCGTCGCTGGGCGCGTGATCACCATCTTTGGAAGCTCTCGAGCCCAGCGCGGTGACGTGGAATACGAGGCCGCAAAACGACTCGGCGCCCTTCTCGCGCAACGAGGCTGGACGGTCTGTAACGGCGGCCACGAGGGGACCATGGAGGCCGCAGCGTGGGGCGCCAAGGAGGCGGGCGGGCAGACCATCGGCGTGAGCATTGCCACGTACCGCCCGGCTGTTCCGAATGTCTGGCTGGATCAGGACATCGTGGCCGAAACACTCTTTGCGCGACTCGAACGGCTGGTAACCTTCGGCGATGGTTTCGTCGTTCTGCGTGGGGGCATCGGCACCTTGCTCGAGTTGGCGCTCGTCTGGAACCTGGGCCAGATTCCGCAGTTTGCGCAAAAGCCCATCATCGTGGTCGGACCGGAGTGGGAACAAGTGCTGACGAGCATCCGCTCGTGGCTTCCGATGCATCCTTGGGAGGCGGCTCGCTGGAGGCGAGCCGCCGGTGTCGACGAGGCGGTGACGCTGCTCGACGCCGCATTCGCACCGATGTCTGACCTGACGCGGTAG